A genomic segment from Sulfitobacter mediterraneus encodes:
- a CDS encoding RraA family protein: MDEQLLALLRSVDTPTVCNAIEVVEGKRGFDRFTRGTVLCSDPGAGAIVGRARTAKISAIAPPTEEADVIRARRMDYYRHMASGPRPALAVVEDVDGDAAIGAYWGEINTSVHKGFGLAGALTNGVMRDLGDLPDNFPVIAGSVGPSHGFVHVLEIATPVTVFGMQVADNEMVHADRHGALVIPDDYLGAIGGAIAKLLETEKIVLNAAREPGFDFASFEAAWAEFERQRT, encoded by the coding sequence ATGGATGAACAACTGCTGGCGCTGCTGCGCTCTGTCGATACGCCAACCGTGTGCAACGCCATCGAGGTGGTGGAGGGCAAGCGCGGTTTTGACCGTTTCACGCGCGGCACGGTGCTGTGCAGTGATCCTGGCGCGGGGGCCATCGTGGGCCGCGCCCGCACGGCCAAAATCTCGGCGATTGCGCCCCCAACAGAAGAGGCGGATGTGATCCGCGCCCGGCGTATGGATTATTACCGCCACATGGCCAGCGGCCCGCGTCCGGCGCTGGCGGTGGTCGAAGACGTGGATGGTGATGCGGCCATCGGTGCCTATTGGGGCGAGATCAACACCAGTGTCCACAAGGGCTTTGGCCTAGCCGGAGCCTTGACCAACGGGGTGATGCGCGATCTGGGCGATTTGCCTGACAACTTTCCGGTGATTGCCGGATCGGTGGGGCCAAGCCACGGTTTTGTGCATGTGCTGGAAATCGCAACACCGGTGACCGTCTTTGGGATGCAGGTCGCGGACAATGAGATGGTGCATGCGGACCGTCACGGTGCCTTGGTGATCCCGGATGATTACCTGGGAGCGATCGGCGGCGCGATTGCCAAACTCCTGGAGACAGAAAAGATTGTTCTGAATGCCGCGCGGGAGCCGGGCTTTGACTTTGCCAGTTTTGAGGCGGCCTGGGCCGAATTCGAACGCCAGCGTACCTGA
- a CDS encoding homoserine dehydrogenase yields the protein MSDPLRLGIAGLGTVGIGVVRIIRQQAALLSARTGREITISAVSARSKGRDRGISLSGYAWEDDPVALATRDDVDVFVELMGGEDGLAKDATEAALKAGKHVVTANKAMLAIHGQALAELAEAKGLTLRYEAAVAGGIPVIKALFEGLAGNEIKRVMGVMNGSCNYILTRMENSGKTYQEIFAEADGLGYLEADPQLDVGGIDAAHKLAILSAIAFGTKVDFDGIQLEGIERVSIEDINAAADMGYKIKLLGVAQKTGRGLEQRMQPCLVPETSPLGQLDGGTNMVVIEGDAVGQIVLRGAGAGEGPTASAVMADVCDIARGWSGPVFGQPAATLETSQSAQSQAAAPYYLRMALVDKPGALAKIATVLGEAGVSIYRMRQYEHDAPSAPVLIVTHKTTHAALEAALENMHGTGVLAGEPVALRIEEV from the coding sequence ATGTCTGACCCGCTTCGCCTTGGTATCGCCGGTTTGGGCACGGTGGGTATTGGTGTGGTGCGCATCATTCGCCAGCAGGCGGCACTGCTGTCCGCCCGCACCGGACGAGAGATCACAATTTCCGCGGTTTCTGCCCGCAGCAAAGGCCGGGATCGCGGCATTTCGCTGTCTGGTTACGCTTGGGAAGATGATCCGGTGGCCCTCGCAACCCGCGACGATGTTGATGTCTTTGTTGAACTGATGGGCGGCGAAGATGGCCTTGCCAAAGACGCAACCGAGGCGGCGCTGAAGGCAGGCAAACATGTGGTCACGGCCAACAAGGCAATGCTGGCCATCCACGGCCAGGCGCTGGCCGAACTGGCCGAAGCCAAGGGGCTGACCCTGCGCTACGAGGCCGCTGTTGCTGGCGGCATTCCGGTGATCAAGGCCCTGTTCGAAGGGCTGGCAGGCAATGAGATCAAGCGCGTGATGGGCGTTATGAATGGCTCTTGCAACTACATCCTGACGCGCATGGAAAATTCCGGCAAAACCTATCAGGAAATCTTTGCCGAGGCCGATGGCCTTGGCTACCTTGAGGCAGACCCGCAGCTGGATGTGGGCGGGATCGACGCCGCCCACAAGCTGGCAATCCTCAGCGCCATCGCCTTTGGCACCAAGGTCGATTTTGACGGTATCCAGCTGGAAGGCATAGAGCGGGTCAGCATCGAGGATATCAATGCTGCCGCCGATATGGGCTATAAGATCAAGCTCCTCGGCGTCGCCCAGAAAACGGGCCGCGGTCTGGAACAGCGCATGCAGCCTTGCCTTGTCCCTGAAACATCACCGCTTGGCCAACTTGACGGCGGCACCAATATGGTGGTCATCGAAGGCGATGCCGTCGGCCAGATCGTTCTGCGCGGCGCAGGTGCGGGCGAAGGTCCAACCGCAAGCGCGGTGATGGCCGATGTCTGCGACATTGCACGGGGCTGGTCCGGTCCGGTCTTTGGCCAGCCAGCCGCGACGCTGGAAACCTCGCAATCGGCGCAGTCACAGGCCGCCGCCCCTTATTATCTGCGCATGGCCTTGGTCGACAAACCGGGTGCCTTGGCCAAGATCGCCACCGTTCTGGGCGAAGCGGGCGTGAGCATCTACCGGATGCGCCAGTATGAGCATGATGCCCCCTCCGCGCCGGTGTTGATCGTCACGCACAAGACAACCCACGCCGCGCTTGAGGCGGCGCTTGAGAATATGCACGGCACCGGTGTTCTGGCCGGTGAACCCGTGGCACTGCGGATCGAAGAGGTCTGA